The Brassica napus cultivar Da-Ae chromosome C7, Da-Ae, whole genome shotgun sequence genome has a segment encoding these proteins:
- the LOC106412597 gene encoding uncharacterized protein LOC106412597, giving the protein MAAPNPPERAFGVTNIKNHIPLILDFEEHNYDDWRELFLTHCLAFDVLGHIDGTSLPANDDDTPWKKKDGSARDIWLRIENQFKNNKEVRAIKLDHDLRTTEIGHRTVQEYCQTLKSTSDLLANLDAPVPDRTLVMYLINGLNEKFENIINVIKHKEPFPTFDSAKTMLLNEETRLKKGNKTPVTSDNASSPTVLVATTDKPQTQCFNNGNRKQNNRGRGRGRNNHQRNNNLNNNCNNSWNSLWPLPYMSGPMMQWPNYTTP; this is encoded by the exons CCTCTCATTCTCGACTTTGAAGAACACAACTATGACGATTGGCGTGAGTTGTTCCTCACTCACTGTCTCGCGTTTGATGTACTCGGTCACATCGACGGCACATCTCTCCCTGCTAACGATGATGACACACCATGGAAGAAGAAAGACG GCTCGGCTCGCGACATTTGGCTACGTATTGAGAATCAATTCAAGAACAATAAAGAAGTCCGCGCAATCAAGCTTGATCATGACTTACGAACCACGGAGATTGGACATCGCACAGTGCAAGAGTACTGCCAGACCCTGAAATCTACCTCAGATCTATTGGCCAATCTCGACGCTCCAGTCCCAGACCGTACCCTAGTCATGTATCTCATCAATGGTTTGAACGAGAAGTTTGAAAACATCATCAATGTCATCAAACACAAGGAACCCTTTCCAACGTTTGACTCCGCAAAAACAATGCTTCTCAATGAAGAGACACGACTTAAGAAGGGAAACAAAACTCCAGTGACATCAGACAATGCGTCTTCCCCGACAGTTCTCGTAGCCACCACTGACAAACCGCAAACACAATGCTTCAACAATGGAAACAGAAAGCAAAACAACAGAGGTCGTGGTCGTGGACGTAACAACCATCAAAGGAACAACAACTTGAACAACAATTGTAACAACAGCTGGAACTCGTTGTGGCCATTACCTTACATGTCAGGACCAATGATGCAGTGGCCCAACTACACAACGCCCTAG